The Cyclopterus lumpus isolate fCycLum1 chromosome 18, fCycLum1.pri, whole genome shotgun sequence nucleotide sequence TGGGATATTTTAAAAACCTTAAATGACTTGGAGCTTCGTGGACACTTCTCTCTTTATTGCGGCTCCACCCAAAACACTCCTTACATGTGTGCCTGAGGACGGtctgacacactcacactacaTTACTCACactacactctctctctgtgtcctctcatTAAACCCTAATGCAGTCCGGTGGCAGTGAATTAGGGTGCGGTTAAAAGTTCAATGATCTCAGTGGCTCGTCTCCTTCACTTTATGGCATCCGCTCATAAAACCGATTGCAAAGCGTTCGGCGTGAAGACGTTTGCGCTCCCCacaaatgtacttttatatAGTGCCGTGTGCAAAACACACCTCCTGAAGCAGTAGCAGGACAGGAAGATGCAGACGGACAGGATGATGGGGAGGACGACGGCGACCACGGTGAGCGTTTTGTCAGCGGGCAGATTGTTACCTGCGGTGGGGAGATGAAGGGAAAAGTGAGCAATACGAAGTCTTAATATAACGGTTGCAATCAATGCAAACGTGTTGTTTCCTCATGAAATATGCAACGGTTAATCTTTTCTGCGTGCAGAAAAAAACTCCCAAGCATCAGTGGTAGAATGTACAGTACTTGAATACCACTCAAAAGGTACTTTTATTTGGTACCTCTACTCTGCTACAGCTCAGTGTTGGTAGCTTATTGACTATATGTGTGTATTGACAAACCCTGTCCTGTCCAGTGAAAACAGAGCTCCTAATTGGTTAATTTAgcttttgattttgtttttaagaaaaATTGAAGGATTAAGTGTTAATGCAGCAGTAATATTGTCCCATCACTTATAACAGTAACACACTGAGGGAATATTTGACTGCACTGTGAGTACTTTCACCCTTCAtaatttttgtgtattttgttgcGACGTACTTTTATTCAAGCCAGATTTGAAAGCAGGACTCATGGTGGCGTAATTTCACAAATCAAATCCACCTCGACATGTCATTTAGTATTCAATGGCTTGTCGTGGATCTGGTTTTAGTGCACTTAATGAACTGCAAACTCAGTCTTGGTACAAGTGGTTGGACACTTACCATAAAATACCACTTGGCCGAATTGGCTGAATATTGGCGGGACACTGGGACccgtcctgactctggaccggAGCTCGTAGCGGCAGCTCTTATCGTAGGGCATGAACCAGGGCTCTCCCTTTGTGGTGTAGTTCTGGCACACCTAGAATAGCAAGCGCACAAAAGCTGCAGAGAAACGTTGTGACTTCAGGATTCGTGGTGAAGCGGTTCAACTGAACTACTCACTTCGGCGTGACTGCACTTCCTGGAGCAGACCATGAATATCCAGGGGTGATCTTTTAAGATCGGTGGGAGTGTCCAGCTCAGTTTGAGGTTATCTCCTTCTTCCCCAATGCTCAACTCTGGTGGATCGATCACTGAAGAAGagcaaaatgacaaataaaaaaaatcataaatatatGTAGCAAATAAGTAAAAGTGTTGGACGCATTGGAGGTGAAACCGACTGGGTAGAAGTTTAAAGGTGCTCTGTCCAGCTTCAGATTCCAAAAGCATGCAGATGTTATTCGCGACACCGTCAGCTTTCAGGTAGCAGCCTTTCCTCATCGCGTTGCTGTAAGGCCACACGCAATTCTTTAAACCCAGAATGGTTTTATGGGTATGTCCACAAATCCTGCAATGACAAGATGGGCATTGTAAAGCTCACAGATGACCTCCTGCTCATTAACATCAGTGCTTTCATGACTTCACCAACGCACCCCATGTTGACAAGCCTTCACATGGTTAGAAACAACCAGCCACCCCATAACACTTCACTCCACTCCACATCACTGTCATTCTCACCTAAAGGAGAGATAAAGGGCCTGATTGCCTGGGACCCAGGAACAGTTCATTTCTTTGGCTTTGGTTTCATTGTTCAGGTTGACGAAACATTGGATGTCCTCCACTTGGGCTGCGCAGTGCGAGAACAAAGACGTAACGTGAGCAGCAGTACTTTGGGGGTCATAGTCATGGACTCCGTCACTTGGACAACTTTCTAGCTTCTTACCTCTGGGCTTCGGGGTTTCAATGGTTTTGGGCACCTTGGTGCTGTCTTCCAGATTATCACCGTTTTTACTCACAGTCCAAACAAGGTACGTCCAGCTGCCAGAGCCCGTCTCTTCTGTGAGGAGATTCGCTGAGaaatgtgtcagtgttgtgAGCTCCACATGCTGGAgaagaacacaaaacacacaacatgggCTCTAATGACAGTTATGCCGACGCACATTGAAACCTTCTAACCACCTCGGGATGGAGGTCTGCTGGCTTAATTACCCCCCTCACTTCTTAACAACATACATCACAATGATTTCACAGTAATTCaagatgtgtttgtttgtttgtttatgtgtgtggttgtattttgtatttcttttgcaTTTAGACAATGGGCCTCACGCAAGAATATTTTTGAGTCTTATCACCAACACTTGTATTTCTTTGCAAAGCTCTGTGATAATTATGAGAGGAGAATATTACAGCATAAAGCAGGTGATgtttatgatttttattttttacagaggATGATACTTGATAGAGACCTGCtgaaagaaagaagtgagagtCTCGCATGAGGCCCAGTGAGTATACATTATAAATTCTTTATAAGTGTGTGCTTTGGAAAGACCATAATAATCTACATTCAACAGCAGACTCCAAAAATACTTTTCTCCTCAGTGACTAAAGGAATAAACCAATGAAgttattcataaataaatcatcaaatGTATACATAAATGACATCATGTaaaaccagcacacacacacacacacacacacacacacacacacacacagagagagcgagagagagagcgagagcgagaccTACACTCTTCGGGTCCTCCAGGCTGTATTCGTACCGGATGTCTCCCGCCGGGAGGCCGCGGGGCTCCTGCCACGACACGTTCACCGTGAACGCGTCGATCCACCGATAGGAGAGGCCcgtgggaggagggaggcgtTCTGCCAACGGAgacaaataatgaatataaatcACAACATCTGGTAcgaaaatacataataaaaacagcTACGATTAGCCCTAATAATCAATGAattcgtttcttttttttcttccaatacACCGCGGTCACGCGGGCTGAAATGCACGCGAAACGGACGCACTGGTATATTTTGATGCGCGTCTATTTCACACGCACGGTATTTGATTAGTGAGCTGTGACTCAGAGGAAATGTTAAATCTCTCATGAGTACTCTTTCTTTAGAGGTTTACTGAAACtaccatatatatattatatatatatatatatatatatatattatatatatatatataatatatatatatatatatatatatatatatagagagagagagagagagagagagagagagagagagagagaatataatATCTCTCAAATATAGTGCGATGAAGTGAGCACATATGCTAAATGGATTTTCTACTAGCTAGAGATTAAATGTGATGAACATGGCTGTGTACAGGCGTCTCCACTGTCTAGAATTTTCTtcatcaaaaaataaataaaaaagaaatcgCATGGCAAAATGGTTTTCTGTCCTCGAAACAGATCCATGAAAGTTTCAGTTCACTCTCGTGAAGAGACTTTTACAAACGACCCATAAGAGGTTCAGAACTTCAGCCCGTCTTCGGTTGCTCACAGTCATTAATAAATAGTGGCGCAACCACATCTACACCAGGCTAAAAGCAATTAGTTTAAAAACCAGCTGTTGAGCACAggaatttatattttttattaagaatcgacagtaaataaatatgtatcttGATTATGTACAGACGCTAATGACAGAGCAGGTAGCCCGGAGGCCCGTGGCCCCCCGGACCACACTCAAACACGCACCGCAGAGAAACGAGAGACCATCCAGGACGAGTAAACAGTCcttattagttattagttattaaaaaggaaaagaacaaaGACAGGTCGCAATAACTGTAGGTCGAAAGGGCTCAAGGTGCGCTGCTTAAAGCTGCCAATTAAACCTGTCCAACAGCAATATGTTGTCTCAGTCACGGTGTAACTACGACTGGAATGGTGGGTAATGAAGTACTTACCTGCGTTACAGAGGCACACCATTATGACCGCGGTAGACGTCAGGAAGGCACAAAGCTCCGCAGGCGAAGTCATGTTGGTCCCGTGGGGAAAGTCCACTCGCTTCTCTAGTCCGCTCAATATCTCGTGACAGCGAATGTCACAATGTCAAAAATAATAGACGCTATGATGTCCTGTGATGGAGGAACAAACAAATAGAGTGGAGAGGAAACACCACAAATAGGAAGCGACGGAGCGTCCACCAGCACTTGGACCGCGTCTCTCTCTGGGTGTCTTCGAGGTGTGTCTTGGGAAcgggagggggcggagcctcggTGAGAGTGGGAGGCCAGCTGTGGTGCGCTTTCTCTCCCGACGTGTCCCGTCAGAACAACCACAAGTGTCCATCCGCGTCTCCGGGAAGTCGTCGTGGCTCCAAATGAGTCCGCGAATCGATTAACTGCGTCTGCTAATGGCTTCACGCAGCAGCACAAAAAGAACtgacgaggacacgaggagacacgCAGAGGAAACGGATTCGACCTGTTGTTTTCTGCTCTTTTTTAAACTTAGCAACACCTTTCTCTAGAACACATCCAGTGTGGTTCTAGGCAGCTTTTTCATGGTTTGGGTTAATTTCAAATAACTGAAAATCTTAAAGGGTATTTAGTTTGAAGTTATTCATAAAGTTGGGACTGGCTCACATTTCACATTATGCCCAAGGCAGCAGAGGCAAAGATGTCCTCACTTTTAGCTCTGATGAGTCAAGTTTCAGAAATGCTGGATCAGTCGCcagagctttttgttttttttcctccaggttTTATTGGGAAGCGTCTTTCAGTTTGACAAGCAGCCGCACTTCAGTATACAATGCAATAAAAATGCAACAAAGGAAAGAAATCTCTCGGTTAGGACACCTTTGGACGGAGGAGTCCAACATGTTACAAATatagatacagtacatacaaacatacaatgATTCAGAATTCACTTTACAGCATGGCAACACAATATGTACATTTTGCTTAAATATGATTCATCTATCTGCTAATTACAGTGTAGCACTTgtgaaatactgtaaataccCAGCACGTGATGAAGGTCGTATTACTCTGAGTGAGGGAGTCTTCTTTCAGAAGGCAAAGCACAAAGGCACTGGACCTAAACCTGGACAGGAGCTCTGAAGTCAAGACCGCCACGCCGCTGTGAGTTGAGCCCGTGGAGAGAATTGGGTTCCCCTGATTGTTCCAAAGCTCTGACAGTATTTGTAATCTTCCCTGGTATGACATTATGTATTACTTCTCATACAACATAGCCAAAAGATTGgttattttctttacattcaCAATGTAACTGAGCCATCCCTTCTGAAGAGCAGCTCCATCAGAGCGTTGCTGCACACTCTGAAGTCTCTTCTTGAACGTCGGAGAACACAAACAGGTCAGTAACTCTGAGCCAGGCGCTCGCTTGAAGCTGCCGCTCTTTAGATGACACTTATCTGTTTACTGCAGCCTGACTGGAACGAGCTGGCCGCCTATAAAACCCTCTCTTGGCGGAGTACCTCGGTGCTCTGCTGCAGAGGTGGGATATTGCTCAAGAGGCCTGGCCAAACGGAAAACACTGCGGTACAATGAGGGTGCGCTGCTGTCTTCTAAAAAGTCAACTTGAGtggtaaaagaagaagaagtatgtCATGTCCTGCATAGATCTGAAGGGCAATGtttcaaagagagaaagagaaggccCATGGGGGGGGACAGTCAATCCTGTAGTTTGTTGCAAAGGCGGGAGACAAAAGGTGCAACCTGGCAACACCTCAACCTGACATTTAGTTGGTGTCGCTGCCGCGATACATTCTCTGAAATACTGCTGCGGTTTGAATCCGCGTCCTCACGGTTTGGGCAAGCGTAGCTGGGCGGACGTGTAAACccaggagccccccccccatccatttTAGGTCCTCAGATGGGAAGCAAAAGCGTGCGCACGCGGGACAGAGGTCAGCCCAGGTTGGCGGACGTCCCGCTGATGGCACGGAACACGTGGAGGGAGTTTTGTAACAGCGAGCGCATCATATCCTCCCGGTAGATCTGGAGTCAAAAGAAAGCACAGGTCATGCATGAACACAgaggacggacacacacgcacgcacgcactcactcacacacacagaaaaacccTCACTAGATTGGATGTGGATCAATATAAAGTAAAGGCTGAATGTACAGTGTGAGTGACTGTTTGTAGTGAAATGCAATGAAAACCAAAGCTGAATACATCTGGCCACCACAGGCCTCCATTGCACGTACACGTCCACACAGCGAGTTTCAGAGCAGCGGATGGAAAAGGAAGTTGGCGGTTTCACTTGACGGCCCATCTGAGGGCGGGACGGCTCTTGTATGCAGGTCAGTTACGGCGCCCGCAGAGAACCATTCCATCTGGCCGACGCCGACACTCGCAGGTTTTACTTCAAATGTTCATCCTCATCCTTCCAAAAACACTCCCCCAAAATGATCGGCATTAGGGTAAACAACCAACACGACTATATATGGGAATATATGATGATTCGACTATTTCATCAGCTTCAGTTTAAGGCTGACTTGTGGCTGGACGGTAAACATCCTGCAATTAATCAATACACTCTACCTCAGATCTACGCAGAACATTtagatcttcttcttcttctattctcCAGACGAGAGAGATTTGGCAACTGCACCGTGATACAAGGCAGCCGTCCTGGTTTTGTTTTGGAGTAACTGAGGTAGCAGTAGATCCGTCACCAGGATGTAGTTTTTGCATGTGGGGCTGTGCAAATGTTCCAGACACTACTATGTAATCAAACACTATTTGATTAGCAGCAACTGtcatttgcattgttttcaacaacaaatgtGGGTTTGTTGACGATCGCGTCTCGGAGTTTGTTCAAGGACTCTGAACGCCACGTTCTTTTTCAGTGCATTTGAAATTGCTGAATTTGCCCAAcgcattttcttttattctcagTCGTTTATAATGAAGTAATTAATCCCTATTTCTGCAGAATCCCGTTTTGATTGGCACGTAATTCTTTCGTGTCCAGATAAATGCATGTATTCAGATTACCATTTAAccaaagaaatgaagaaatgaaCTAAGAAGGCACAAACTGATAATtaatgggtttaaaaaaaagaggacaagaCGACAAAATGGAGCCTTAAAACACTTCTTCGTGATCACATTACCTTTTGTTCCTTAAAGCTAAATGCCAGCACAatgaagagaaagaggcagaCCAGTTAGTTGAGTCATTTCAGATCAGTGATTTAAAACGTGAACAGCATTGCTGCATTACAGCTGTAACAACACAAACTGCTGAAGCGAAGAGAACAAAGTACAATAACAATGAGCAACAGTGAATTATTCCCTGATTGCACTGCGAAATCTCTACCTccttcatggattggagttccattcatacattgtcatattcattgtcGATATTACAGCACATAGACACAATACTGTTGGCATGGATTTTAAGAGCAGATGAGTGCGTGGTGATTTTTCCAGTAAATATTGAAGTGGATGGCAGCTCCCGCAACTCATTATGACTCACTCCACATCAGGAAGTATCAGTGAGTTGTTCTATTTTTGACAGCCGCAACTACATTAACGTCACTGAAAGCTTCTGGAAGCATTAGGCCAAAGTCTTTAAGAAAACCAGGGCCAACTTTTATGAAATGTACCCAAACACCTGGCGATGGACACCAGAATTTAAAAAGTTAATGCCGATTCTTGTgcatttttgtagtttggctttcttgaagaaatgttactttcttgattcttgttgttctgagtttgtactcatggttgaattcaCTTGTTGTTCATTGTAtatcgctttggataaaagcgtcagctaaatgacatgtaaggTAATGTAATGCATGCGCAGTTTGATTGGTCACAGTTTCCACTGTTTGCATGTTACTGATGATCATCTCATGAACATGCCTTTTGCATGGAGCACGGCAGAATAGAACAGTAAAAGGTTTTAGCTGTGCCAATTGTCACCATAGTAACTTCACATATGATAACGTCAGCCCTCCGATGAATAAACACTGTGTGCTGGGTcagcactgctgctgctgtttgcacTTGCCGGCTCAGTCTAGCCATGTTGAGCTGTGTCGAGGCAATCCCTCAATTGTAATTCAGCACCTGGTGGTCAGTCcacccaaattacaaaaaattACACCCACTGGTGTCACTTATTGCTTTGAAGTATCTATCCATACAGACGGTTCTGGTTGTATTCGTACCTGCTCGTGGATGATGTCAGACAGCTCCTTCACCATGTCTTTGAAGTTGGCCTTCAGGCCCTCATGGTACTCAAACTGGTCCTCTTTGATAAGACGCTCATTTATGTCCAGAGCTATACTGCACGCCTGGACAAAGCGCCTGCAATCATCAAAACATAAAATGACGAACTTAATAACAAACTTAAATGACTACCTCATGAAGAATTGTTGATCAGAAATAAGGAAGAAGGAGCAGCACAGGAAATGCACAGAATACATTGGAATGAGAATCAGCGAGGTCAAACAGTACCTGAAAATGTCCTTGAGGTCTTTCACTTTCTTGATGCCGTTCTGGTTGGATTTACTGTCATCCAGGAATGCTCTGGCGTAGGCCATGGGACCTGCATTCACCTGCATCAAAACACGCCTCAGAGTGTTAAGCCTTCCTCTGATCTGTGCACCGATTACAGTCGGCATTAAACATTTGTGCTTTACATGACACTCAAACGCTGATCCCAGCCCAGCTTTGCATAATAACAGTAGTGAATGTTTCTTGTTCTCATACATGATGGCCAAATTTGACTGGGACAAATAGAAACTGATATAAAAGTGGGTGATTAGTATGGAAGACCTCAAAGAGAGGAAATAAACcctgttgatttattttctaaGTCTGATCTAAATAGATTTATCTCCTGTGTTTATGACTTAACAGGTATTCTTTCtatgttctttttattttcataaacattttgttcatttgttttccaggtgagagaaaaacaactttgTACTTGTTCTCATCATAAACACAGGAGACAAAACAACTTAGAGCAGACGTAGAAGGTGGATCAGCAGAATTGGTCAGGGCTTCCGTACATTTGCCGTTACAATCTGTACTCTTTGATTTTATCTTTCCTTTGGCTGCGTGTCCCTGAGTGAGCGTTACCTGCACAGAGACGCAGCCCTGCAGTTTGAGCTGCAGCTGGATCATGTCCACCTCCTGGCTGGAGCAGAGTTTGGTCAATTCTGCCGTCCGCGCCTTCATCTCATCGATGGCCACCTCCACCGGCTTGAGCTCCACCTGCTTCTCCCCCACAACCTCCACGCGCTTCTTCACGTACGGGAATGTGTTGGCAGCTGGAGGTAAAGAGGGCAGGATACTAGTTTGCATCTCGCATGGCAATATGACAAACGGCGAGCAAACGGACGTGAACTTTGATAACTTTAGGAGACGACGTGCGTACTTGTGAGCACACTCCTCCTCTTGCACTGCTCCTCCACCCCGCCGTGCTTTTTGCCCGACAGCGTGTACGGCGCTTCGAACACGAAGCGGTTGATGTTGTGGCACTTCTCAAAGTCGGTCTTCTTCTCCggcgcctccttctcctcaaaGTACGGCTTGACGAACGTCACCTGGACGTAGGCGAACTTGACATCCAGGTCTCTGGGGTTCACCTGTTGGGAAAGCAGTCACCCGGATGAGATGATCGAGGCTCTTGTTGAGTTGCTGAgtaataatgtaaatgtcatCCAAAAGAAACCTTTATTTTCCCTTATATCGCTGTGGCGATAAAACATCCCTCTTCTACAACACACGTCATTCACCCCACGCAGTCAAATAAATCTATCTTCAGCTTTCAGAGACTTATCGATAACTCCATCGAGAGCAAACTGAACATTTTCCACGTTATTGTTGGACAAGTgatattttctaaataaacacaagagCGGAGCTGCAGTGCCAATTGCATTTCAATCATTCTCATCAAGGCTATCTGCTCCAAGCGTCTCCTTCCTCCACTCATCTAATGCACCTTGTTCGAGTCCTGAATGATTTTTACGTTTTCCGGCCCAAACTTTTCCCCGTAGAGTGTCAGCAGCCGCTGAGAGATTTCAGACAGGCCAGTGAGTTTGGGCTCCTTGTAAATGTACTCcttcccgtcctcctcctcaaagaAGCcctacacaaaacacacaaaacgctcaataaacacaacatgacaTTTGTATGCCACAACAGTTCCTGAAAGTGTCTGCATACCTCTAACGTCACTGCAGCTATTTGTTACACAACTTTATTACATTCTTCAACCTCCTGGTTCAGGTGCCATCACGAAGCTCTAAATGCGACCTTTGCATGGTGAGTTACTGTGTTGCAATTTTCTCCCTAATCGTTTCATTTTGAAACCTGCCGATGCAATCACAACAAACAGATTCAAGTCAACCTGAATATCTTGCTTTTTCTTTGCACAGCACCAACAGACTTACTGGAATGTATTGCCCGACTCCACCAAAACAAatcattgtccttttttttcttcttctccttttctttcttctttatttttatttttttacttctaaCTGTATCCTCTACATCgtattttaaagcttttttggCAAAGGTGGGAGTTCACTATTACTTCCTGAACTGCTTTGTTCAACATTGTGATATCAATTGCAATTGACTTCCGATCAAAGTTCCTTGACGCTGCTTGCCGTCCTCACCTGTCCGTAAAAAGCCACCCTGAAGTACGTCCCGAGCAGCCTGCGTCCCGATTGTATCACCTCCATTATTTTGTTGTAGGCTCTATGCAGAGTGTCGTACAGTCGACTTAGTTTCtggggaaataaaataaataagacagATGGCATTCCCCCACCCGGATGTTGTTTACAAGAGCAGCAAGGAAGAGCTGTTTAAAGCGCTCGATGACAACAAAGTTGCCTTCAAGGAGTGACAGTGTCTCATTAAATGTAGTGAGAATGGTCGAACTGGTTTCATGTTGTGTACGAGgttactttactttacactaAAGAGACGCTAACAATCCTGTGAGTGCAAGTTGAACGAGTCTAAGAAGCCCGGGAGTTTAATAATGAGTGGAAAATGAATATGGTAAACTGTACACACGCGTATCTATATGAAGAAAATGTTTCTCCAAACTAAGGTCCTGACATAGGCGGCGACCGTGTCCTTCGCAAGCATGAGGACACTGATGGATCACTTTGCAAGAACAGGCAAGAAACAGTGGCTGCAAATTTATGTTTGTCACGATATCGGTTTGAGCGCCGGTACCTCATACTCGTGGCGCTTCTCGTAGACGGGGATGGTGAGTTTGGCGATGTGCGTGATGAGCTCATAGCGTTCGGCTTTCCACAGAGCCTCCACACAGACCTCGAGGTGTTCGACCAGGacttcctaaaaaaaaatttaaaaaagggtttgAA carries:
- the LOC117747782 gene encoding uncharacterized protein LOC117747782 isoform X1, translated to MTSPAELCAFLTSTAVIMVCLCNAERLPPPTGLSYRWIDAFTVNVSWQEPRGLPAGDIRYEYSLEDPKSHVELTTLTHFSANLLTEETGSGSWTYLVWTVSKNGDNLEDSTKVPKTIETPKPRAQVEDIQCFVNLNNETKAKEMNCSWVPGNQALYLSFRICGHTHKTILGLKNCVWPYSNAMRKGCYLKADGVANNICMLLESEAGQSTFKLLPSRFHLQCVQHFYLFATYIYDFFYLSFCSSSVIDPPELSIGEEGDNLKLSWTLPPILKDHPWIFMVCSRKCSHAEVCQNYTTKGEPWFMPYDKSCRYELRSRVRTGPSVPPIFSQFGQVVFYGNNLPADKTLTVVAVVLPIILSVCIFLSCYCFRRHSSILCPVIPDPSAIFKEMMMDGNKDLKSTMGSLYTPVPEPVESCKVDTVTDSIVVPLNS
- the LOC117747782 gene encoding interleukin-13 receptor subunit alpha-1-like isoform X2 — encoded protein: MTSPAELCAFLTSTAVIMVCLCNAERLPPPTGLSYRWIDAFTVNVSWQEPRGLPAGDIRYEYSLEDPKSHVELTTLTHFSANLLTEETGSGSWTYLVWTVSKNGDNLEDSTKVPKTIETPKPRAQVEDIQCFVNLNNETKAKEMNCSWVPGNQALYLSFRICGHTHKTILGLKNCVWPYSNAMRKGCYLKADGVANNICMLLESEAGQSTFKLLPMIDPPELSIGEEGDNLKLSWTLPPILKDHPWIFMVCSRKCSHAEVCQNYTTKGEPWFMPYDKSCRYELRSRVRTGPSVPPIFSQFGQVVFYGNNLPADKTLTVVAVVLPIILSVCIFLSCYCFRRHSSILCPVIPDPSAIFKEMMMDGNKDLKSTMGSLYTPVPEPVESCKVDTVTDSIVVPLNS